One genomic segment of Oscillatoria salina IIICB1 includes these proteins:
- a CDS encoding glutathione S-transferase family protein yields the protein MLELYQFEMSHYSEKVRLILDYKGLSYRKIEVTPGVGQVEVFQKSGQRQVPVLKDGETIIADSTEIAFYLDRQYPERPIIPADPKQRGLCLLMEEWADESLGTKGRKALFGALNQNPNFRTSILPSNTPDILKTLVSAVPGELLEVLGTGVGLGADAVKKAKDGLKQDLEALCLLLEDSPYLIADYPTLADFTVAGLTMVIKFPDGPYLDIPEPLKGKGIPTLADNSLYETFFNWRDRLYAEFRKPLAATATTTGSAPTSIEID from the coding sequence ATGCTGGAGTTGTACCAATTTGAGATGTCTCATTATTCAGAAAAGGTACGTTTGATTCTCGATTATAAAGGTCTTTCTTACCGTAAAATTGAGGTAACGCCTGGAGTTGGACAAGTCGAAGTCTTCCAAAAATCCGGTCAGCGTCAGGTTCCGGTTTTAAAGGATGGAGAGACAATTATCGCCGATTCTACCGAAATTGCTTTCTATCTCGACCGTCAATATCCAGAACGTCCGATTATACCTGCCGATCCGAAGCAACGAGGGCTATGCTTATTAATGGAAGAGTGGGCGGATGAATCTCTCGGAACTAAAGGTCGCAAGGCTTTATTTGGCGCATTAAACCAAAATCCTAACTTCCGTACTTCGATTTTACCTAGCAATACACCCGATATCCTGAAAACCCTGGTTAGCGCTGTACCTGGGGAACTTTTAGAAGTTTTAGGGACTGGAGTTGGTTTGGGTGCAGATGCAGTCAAAAAAGCCAAAGATGGTCTTAAACAAGATTTAGAAGCACTTTGCTTGCTATTAGAAGACAGTCCTTACTTAATCGCCGACTATCCCACCTTGGCAGATTTTACCGTCGCAGGGCTAACTATGGTAATTAAGTTTCCTGACGGACCTTATCTCGATATTCCCGAACCACTAAAAGGTAAAGGAATTCCCACTTTAGCAGATAATAGTCTCTACGAAACCTTTTTCAACTGGCGCGATCGCCTTTACGCTGAATTCCGCAAACCCCTAGCTGCGACTGCAACTACCACTGGTTCCGCACCAACTTCGATTGAAATTGATTAG
- a CDS encoding acyltransferase family protein codes for MRLISLDVFRGLAIAGMILVNNPGSWAAVYPPLLHAEWHGFTPTDLVFPAFLFIVGTAMAFSLAKYTMGKKPKSDAYKQIIRRSLILFALGLLLNGSSIVMDWLLNDTPISELSNIRIMGVLQRISVAYFLAGLAILNLRKKWLLLLAAAILLLYWLAMIFIPVPGYGAGNLTPEANLAGYLDRVILGSNHLYKGGPFDPEGLFSSLPAVVTVLLGYFAGDWIRNQPIQSRTSMGLLLLGIGSLILGWLWGFVFPINKQLWTSSYVLFSAGWALLIFAACYELIEVRRIRRWGFPFQVMGLNAIFVFVVSGLVVRLLYKTKIGLGEDAPSMYTWIYETFFRPWAGDFNGSLLFAIASVLFWWSILYLLYRKGWFFKV; via the coding sequence ATGCGCCTTATCTCACTGGATGTATTTCGCGGTCTGGCGATCGCCGGAATGATTTTAGTTAACAACCCTGGTAGTTGGGCTGCTGTCTATCCACCGCTACTCCACGCGGAATGGCATGGTTTTACACCGACGGATTTAGTCTTTCCTGCTTTTCTATTTATTGTCGGGACGGCTATGGCTTTTTCCCTGGCAAAATATACAATGGGTAAAAAGCCGAAGTCTGACGCATATAAGCAAATTATTCGCCGCAGTTTAATTTTATTTGCTTTGGGCTTATTACTCAACGGTTCTTCAATTGTGATGGATTGGTTGCTAAATGATACGCCTATTTCGGAATTATCTAATATTCGGATTATGGGTGTTTTGCAACGCATTAGTGTTGCTTACTTTTTGGCTGGATTAGCAATCTTAAATTTACGAAAAAAATGGCTTTTGCTACTCGCAGCCGCAATTTTATTATTATACTGGCTAGCAATGATTTTTATCCCAGTTCCGGGTTATGGCGCAGGTAATTTAACTCCGGAAGCTAATTTAGCAGGTTATCTCGATCGCGTAATTTTAGGAAGCAACCATCTCTACAAAGGGGGACCTTTCGATCCCGAAGGCTTATTTAGCAGTTTACCAGCCGTGGTGACAGTTTTGTTAGGCTATTTCGCTGGTGACTGGATACGCAACCAACCTATTCAATCTCGCACGAGCATGGGTTTGCTATTATTGGGAATTGGTAGCTTAATTTTAGGTTGGCTGTGGGGTTTTGTCTTCCCGATTAATAAACAACTTTGGACAAGTTCCTATGTACTATTTAGCGCAGGTTGGGCTTTACTTATTTTCGCAGCTTGTTACGAATTAATCGAAGTCCGTCGCATTCGTCGTTGGGGTTTTCCGTTTCAGGTGATGGGTTTGAATGCGATTTTTGTCTTTGTGGTTTCCGGTTTAGTTGTGCGTTTGCTGTACAAAACTAAAATCGGTCTTGGGGAGGATGCACCAAGCATGTATACTTGGATTTACGAAACATTTTTCCGACCTTGGGCAGGAGATTTCAATGGTTCGTTGTTATTTGCGATCGCCAGTGTTCTCTTTTGGTGGTCGATCCTTTACCTACTATATCGCAAAGGTTGGTTTTTCAAAGTTTAA
- a CDS encoding NB-ARC domain-containing protein has protein sequence MNLEQMLKLADEIVFTKTGQHLSTLQDAVVRGTIQRKTFKQIATDFDCSESHVRQIGSQLWEIFSEELGEEVNKSNFLSAIKRSQISNLLNFAQNVSGSFNICGEGRHPPETNNTDSSNKETSPVKHAPNLFQDLSEMPELGTFYDRVSELETLTTWILQQNCRLIALTGIIGIGKTTLAVKLVQQIKYEFEYVIWCSLELLPTLTKFQAQLIQFISQSEKLDPPINNQQSLSLIKYLQEYRCLVVLDDFQNLLMSGELAGKYKPEHEDYRAFFKRIEKLSHQSCFLLIGWEQPREISQTESTTKPIRSLQITGLSMAAGQEILREYGLAEIEHWETIVNLYQGNPSWLKSVATLLQELGECVSELLTENTLFLPEDVKDSLHQQYTRLSEIEKKVLSLLAKENEPMNLARLLENSEMLSSDLLNALQSLLRRCWLEQEGNFYTLSPVLKAFSREIYI, from the coding sequence ATGAATCTTGAACAAATGTTGAAACTTGCTGATGAGATAGTATTTACCAAAACAGGTCAGCACCTTAGCACTTTACAAGATGCGGTAGTGCGAGGAACGATACAACGCAAAACATTTAAGCAAATAGCTACGGATTTTGATTGTTCTGAAAGTCATGTTAGACAAATTGGTTCTCAATTATGGGAAATATTTTCGGAAGAGTTAGGAGAAGAAGTTAACAAATCTAATTTTCTATCTGCAATAAAAAGGTCGCAAATTTCTAATCTTTTAAACTTTGCACAAAATGTGAGCGGTAGTTTTAACATTTGTGGAGAAGGAAGACATCCACCCGAAACAAACAACACTGATTCATCTAACAAAGAAACATCTCCGGTAAAACACGCTCCAAATTTATTTCAAGATTTAAGCGAGATGCCAGAATTAGGAACTTTCTACGATCGCGTTTCTGAACTGGAAACTCTCACAACCTGGATTTTACAACAAAACTGTCGCCTAATAGCGCTGACTGGCATCATCGGTATTGGGAAAACAACACTAGCGGTGAAACTCGTACAACAAATAAAATACGAGTTTGAGTATGTAATTTGGTGCAGTCTAGAATTACTACCCACTTTAACGAAATTTCAAGCGCAACTAATACAATTTATTTCTCAGTCAGAAAAATTAGATCCACCTATTAATAATCAACAAAGTTTATCTCTAATTAAATATTTACAGGAATATCGTTGTTTAGTTGTTCTGGATGATTTTCAAAATCTCTTGATGAGTGGTGAACTAGCAGGAAAATATAAGCCTGAACATGAAGATTATCGAGCTTTCTTTAAACGAATAGAAAAATTATCTCACCAAAGCTGTTTTCTCTTAATCGGTTGGGAACAACCAAGAGAAATTTCTCAAACTGAAAGCACAACTAAACCAATTCGTAGTTTACAAATCACAGGTTTAAGTATGGCAGCCGGACAAGAAATATTGCGAGAGTATGGTTTAGCAGAAATTGAACACTGGGAAACAATCGTTAATCTCTACCAAGGTAATCCATCATGGTTAAAAAGTGTCGCTACTCTGCTTCAAGAGTTAGGAGAATGCGTAAGTGAGTTATTAACAGAGAATACCCTGTTTCTACCAGAAGATGTCAAAGATAGTTTACACCAACAGTATACTCGCTTATCCGAAATTGAGAAAAAAGTTTTATCTTTGTTGGCGAAAGAAAATGAACCTATGAACTTAGCAAGATTGCTAGAAAATAGCGAAATGCTATCATCTGATTTACTAAATGCACTACAATCTTTATTACGGCGCTGTTGGCTAGAACAAGAAGGAAATTTTTACACTCTATCACCCGTACTAAAAGCTTTTTCTAGGGAAATTTATATTTGA
- a CDS encoding nucleoside deaminase → MKHEEFMKIALAEAKKGDTPFGAVIVKDNRVIIQGHNTTQIDKDVSAHAETKILRSLTKKLQKYSLDVLEGYTLYTTCEPCPMCAAACVWAGISEIVYGASIKDLISLDKPQIDISCDEIIAKGFSEINIVKGILRDKCLALFK, encoded by the coding sequence ATGAAACACGAAGAATTTATGAAAATAGCATTAGCCGAAGCTAAAAAAGGAGATACGCCCTTTGGTGCAGTAATAGTTAAAGATAATCGCGTAATTATCCAAGGACATAATACCACCCAAATCGACAAAGATGTTTCCGCCCATGCCGAAACAAAAATCTTGCGTAGCTTAACAAAAAAGCTACAAAAATATTCCTTAGATGTCTTAGAAGGCTATACACTTTATACCACCTGCGAACCTTGTCCCATGTGCGCGGCTGCTTGTGTTTGGGCTGGAATTTCGGAAATAGTTTATGGCGCTTCAATTAAAGACTTAATTTCTCTTGATAAGCCCCAAATTGATATTTCTTGCGATGAAATTATTGCCAAAGGATTTAGTGAAATTAATATTGTTAAAGGTATCCTCCGAGATAAATGTTTAGCGTTATTCAAGTAA
- a CDS encoding helicase HerA domain-containing protein produces MTNPDTPLGFVIEGSLSQGLQIRLHENVSVEDMRVGKFLVVEGRRSRFFCLITDVELGTSNLRILANPPNPEDDLLQEILAGSGTFGTVELSPMLMLTPETPYFKKQAPEALSTNSQDTSLGSFQAQGGGELKLQPVKTIPSHFSQVYDASERDFRIVFGWEDDPHKRNFSVGKPLDMEVPVCIDLDRFVERSNGVFGKSGTGKSFLTRLLISGIIRKQAAVNLMFDMHSEYGWEAVSEGKQFSTVKGLRQLFPGQVEIYTLDPDSTKRRGVGDAQELYLSYDQIDIEDLRLVSGELGLSDASLDNANILAGEFGNSWIIQLINMTNEEINDFCNEKQGHKGSIMALQRKLMRLNNLKYMRSVCRHNYIKQILQCLDAGKHVVIEFGSQSNMLSYMLVTNMITRRIHKEYVRKAEVFLQSKNPLDRPRQLVITIEEAHRFLDSKIVNQTIFGTIAREMRKYFVTLLIVDQRPSGIDSEVMSQVGTRVTCLLNDDKDIDAIFTGVSGGMSLRSVLAKLDSKQQALILGHAVPMPVVVRTRPYDQTFYDEIGDPAWEDMPSDRLFVAAESAKADLGF; encoded by the coding sequence ATGACTAATCCAGACACTCCCCTAGGCTTTGTAATTGAAGGTTCTCTTTCCCAAGGATTACAAATAAGGTTACACGAAAATGTCTCAGTAGAAGATATGCGAGTGGGCAAATTTCTGGTAGTAGAAGGTAGGCGATCGCGTTTTTTCTGTTTGATTACCGATGTCGAACTCGGAACTTCTAATCTCAGAATTTTAGCTAATCCTCCGAACCCAGAAGACGATCTCCTCCAAGAAATTCTCGCAGGTAGCGGCACCTTCGGCACGGTCGAACTCTCGCCCATGTTAATGTTAACTCCAGAAACGCCTTACTTTAAAAAGCAGGCCCCAGAAGCACTGTCAACAAACTCCCAAGACACCTCCCTCGGTTCTTTTCAAGCCCAAGGTGGGGGAGAACTCAAGCTACAACCAGTTAAAACAATTCCCTCTCACTTTAGTCAAGTATACGATGCCAGCGAACGAGACTTTCGCATTGTTTTCGGCTGGGAAGACGATCCTCACAAACGTAACTTTTCTGTCGGTAAACCCCTCGATATGGAAGTTCCCGTCTGCATCGACTTAGATCGCTTTGTCGAACGCAGTAACGGCGTTTTCGGGAAATCTGGTACAGGTAAATCCTTTCTCACACGCTTACTAATTTCTGGGATTATCCGCAAGCAAGCCGCAGTTAACCTAATGTTTGATATGCACTCCGAATATGGTTGGGAAGCTGTCAGCGAAGGGAAACAATTTAGTACAGTTAAAGGCTTACGTCAGTTATTTCCTGGACAAGTAGAAATCTATACCCTCGATCCCGATTCTACCAAACGTCGTGGTGTCGGAGATGCCCAAGAACTTTATCTTAGTTATGACCAAATCGACATCGAAGATTTGAGACTCGTTTCTGGAGAATTAGGACTTTCCGATGCTAGCCTGGATAACGCCAATATCCTTGCAGGTGAATTTGGCAATTCCTGGATTATCCAGTTAATTAACATGACTAACGAGGAAATTAACGACTTTTGTAACGAAAAACAAGGTCACAAAGGCTCGATCATGGCATTACAGCGCAAACTGATGCGTCTCAATAATCTCAAATATATGCGTTCTGTTTGCCGCCACAACTACATCAAGCAGATTTTACAGTGTCTCGATGCAGGTAAGCACGTGGTAATCGAGTTTGGTTCCCAGTCGAATATGCTTTCTTATATGCTGGTAACGAATATGATTACCCGCCGCATTCACAAAGAATATGTTCGCAAAGCGGAAGTATTTTTACAATCGAAAAATCCCCTCGATCGCCCGCGTCAATTGGTGATTACTATTGAAGAAGCCCATCGCTTCCTTGACTCGAAGATTGTTAATCAAACGATTTTCGGCACGATCGCCCGTGAAATGCGAAAATACTTCGTTACTTTATTAATTGTCGATCAGCGTCCTTCAGGTATCGATTCGGAAGTGATGTCTCAAGTAGGGACTCGCGTTACTTGCTTGCTGAATGACGATAAAGATATTGATGCTATTTTTACAGGCGTTTCCGGAGGAATGAGTTTGCGATCGGTTTTGGCGAAACTAGATTCTAAACAACAAGCTTTAATTTTGGGTCATGCTGTACCGATGCCAGTGGTAGTAAGAACTCGCCCCTACGATCAAACATTCTACGACGAAATCGGCGATCCAGCTTGGGAAGATATGCCTAGCGATCGCCTTTTCGTCGCCGCCGAGTCAGCAAAGGCTGATTTGGGATTTTAG